One Ignavibacteria bacterium genomic window carries:
- a CDS encoding RecQ family ATP-dependent DNA helicase: MELEKLLFETFGYTKFRDPQKEIIKSILQKNDVLAILPTGAGKSICYQLPSIILDGLTIVISPLISLMQDQVEQIKNKIPSAYLNSFQTFGEQQSVNGKILEGKIKLLYVSPEKFITPNFQDLIKKIKISLLAIDEAHCISQWGHDFRPSYLKISEVFERIPRCPIAAFTATATPEVRADIIQKLNLKSPKIFVKGFFRPNIYIEVFKIRNRFEKVYDLLEDVKGTKIIYCPSRKDTEELNEKLVSKNFSSLPYHAGMTKDERKTIQEFFINNKSEIIVATNAFGMGINKPDIRAVIHFGMPGSIESYYQEIGRAGRDNFKAFAYLIYSSSDRKIYEYFLANSFPDRKKILHFYNKLNDFLKLKIGEESKKVFPIDFKKINSILGDNFPEQQIQSIIAILEKNEIIKIVSENDFITIRLFITPNDFEKIKSNLTVNEISLIEYLFRKFGTLITKQDVRVNLSNLIQETEIFRSQIEKVLDELDQSGLIEYKLITFNEGFYFTKPRMYSEQLPINFAEIEEHLARGITRINEIENFVFSNDCRWKYILKYFGEEVPENFQCDNCDNCKASKSRIDLSSTNIEKEILKTIKEVNGRFGTSTIVDILRGSKSKKIIEYKLFNVSTYGFLSGIDKEKIKQKINDLILQDKVEKAASLYPTLSLTQKGEEELENLKVIELKIEPKKPSPSQIDLRKNLPLFDRLKNVRKHLASKFNQPEFLICSDEILRELSIKMPRTKEEFYLIPNMTEKIFLKCGEAMLEEINNFILENFSSNNEKDKLLPENVRITLNMIREGLSLIEICERRNLSDTIIGEHIVTLIDNSYEFDISKLIPQEHIELIEKVVNETNTNFLPLIKSKLPQDISFAEIRIYLAHKNKSQKNKS; encoded by the coding sequence ATGGAACTTGAAAAATTACTTTTCGAAACATTTGGTTACACAAAGTTTAGAGATCCTCAAAAAGAGATAATTAAATCAATTCTCCAGAAAAATGATGTCCTTGCAATTCTACCAACTGGTGCTGGAAAATCAATTTGTTATCAACTTCCATCGATAATTTTGGATGGGTTGACAATAGTCATCTCTCCATTAATCTCTTTAATGCAAGATCAAGTTGAACAAATAAAAAATAAAATTCCTTCTGCTTATCTGAATAGTTTTCAAACCTTTGGTGAACAACAATCTGTTAATGGTAAAATTCTAGAAGGAAAAATTAAACTTTTGTATGTTTCACCTGAGAAGTTTATCACTCCAAATTTTCAGGACTTGATCAAAAAAATTAAAATTTCACTTTTAGCGATTGATGAAGCTCACTGCATCAGTCAGTGGGGACACGACTTCCGTCCAAGTTATTTAAAAATTTCTGAGGTGTTTGAACGAATTCCGAGATGTCCAATTGCTGCATTTACTGCAACTGCAACTCCAGAAGTAAGAGCAGATATTATTCAAAAACTTAATCTGAAATCACCAAAAATTTTCGTTAAAGGATTTTTCAGACCAAACATTTACATCGAGGTATTTAAAATTCGAAATCGATTTGAAAAAGTTTATGACTTGCTTGAGGATGTGAAAGGTACAAAAATAATTTATTGTCCAAGCAGAAAAGACACAGAAGAATTAAATGAGAAACTTGTTTCAAAAAATTTTTCTTCTCTACCATATCATGCAGGAATGACTAAAGATGAACGAAAAACCATTCAAGAATTTTTTATAAATAATAAATCAGAAATCATAGTTGCAACAAATGCGTTTGGAATGGGAATCAATAAGCCAGATATAAGAGCGGTAATTCATTTTGGAATGCCAGGCTCTATTGAAAGTTATTATCAGGAAATTGGTCGAGCAGGAAGAGATAATTTTAAAGCGTTTGCTTATTTGATTTACTCAAGTTCAGATCGAAAAATCTATGAATATTTTCTGGCTAATTCTTTTCCCGATAGAAAAAAAATCTTACACTTTTATAACAAACTAAATGATTTTCTCAAACTAAAAATTGGTGAAGAAAGCAAAAAAGTTTTTCCAATCGATTTTAAAAAAATCAATTCTATTCTTGGAGATAACTTCCCAGAACAACAGATTCAATCAATCATTGCAATACTTGAGAAAAATGAAATAATAAAAATCGTTTCTGAAAATGACTTCATAACTATTCGTTTATTTATTACTCCAAATGACTTTGAAAAAATAAAAAGTAATTTAACTGTAAACGAGATCTCACTTATTGAATATTTATTTAGAAAGTTTGGGACGCTTATTACAAAACAAGATGTTCGAGTTAATCTTTCAAACTTAATTCAAGAAACGGAGATATTTCGATCGCAGATTGAAAAAGTTTTAGATGAACTCGATCAAAGCGGTTTGATTGAATACAAATTGATAACATTCAACGAAGGATTTTATTTCACAAAACCAAGAATGTACTCCGAGCAATTACCAATAAATTTTGCTGAGATTGAAGAACATCTCGCACGCGGAATTACAAGAATAAATGAGATCGAAAATTTTGTCTTCTCAAACGATTGTCGATGGAAGTATATTTTGAAATATTTTGGAGAAGAAGTCCCTGAAAATTTTCAATGTGATAATTGTGACAATTGTAAAGCTTCGAAATCTAGAATTGATCTTTCATCAACAAACATTGAAAAAGAAATTTTGAAAACCATAAAGGAAGTAAATGGAAGATTTGGGACATCGACTATTGTGGACATATTGAGAGGTTCGAAGTCTAAAAAAATTATTGAGTATAAATTGTTTAATGTTTCGACCTATGGATTCTTAAGTGGTATTGATAAAGAAAAAATCAAACAAAAAATAAATGATCTAATTTTACAAGATAAAGTAGAAAAAGCAGCTTCTCTATATCCAACACTTTCGCTTACTCAAAAAGGGGAAGAAGAACTTGAAAATTTGAAAGTAATAGAATTGAAAATTGAACCAAAGAAACCTTCTCCATCACAAATTGATCTTAGAAAAAATCTTCCTCTGTTTGATCGCCTTAAAAATGTCAGAAAGCATCTCGCATCAAAATTTAACCAGCCTGAATTTTTAATTTGCTCTGATGAAATTTTAAGAGAACTTTCAATTAAAATGCCTAGAACAAAAGAAGAATTTTATCTTATCCCAAATATGACGGAAAAGATTTTTCTAAAGTGCGGCGAGGCAATGCTTGAGGAAATAAATAACTTTATTTTAGAAAATTTCTCATCGAATAATGAAAAAGATAAACTCCTTCCAGAAAATGTCCGCATCACTTTGAATATGATTAGAGAAGGTTTAAGTTTGATTGAAATTTGTGAAAGAAGAAATTTAAGCGATACAATTATAGGTGAGCACATCGTTACTTTAATTGATAATTCATATGAATTTGATATCTCGAAATTGATTCCCCAAGAACATATTGAATTAATTGAAAAAGTTGTGAATGAAACAAACACGAATTTTCTTCCCTTAATTAAATCAAAATTACCTCAAGATATTAGTTTTGCTGAAATAAGGATTTATCTCGCTCATAAAAACAAAAGTCAGAAAAATAAAAGTTGA